A region of Arabidopsis thaliana chromosome 5, partial sequence DNA encodes the following proteins:
- a CDS encoding Copper transport protein family (Copper transport protein family; BEST Arabidopsis thaliana protein match is: Copper transport protein family (TAIR:AT5G52690.1); Has 1807 Blast hits to 1807 proteins in 277 species: Archae - 0; Bacteria - 0; Metazoa - 736; Fungi - 347; Plants - 385; Viruses - 0; Other Eukaryotes - 339 (source: NCBI BLink).) has protein sequence MQVETVEFKMDVSDENIKREVMKIVWMPGVTFVDIKEKGILKVKGKYDKIQMGSKLHELDNSVDIINQMGKTGQYRIPSLTSVYSYFTTPNIQEVVVFKFKVLDEKMKLDAMEVIWEFSGITSVEVKRDNQLEVKGGEFNKIAMSTKLKEIDESVSVIIKSGPDGQVDVTNIKINNARKTSRVPAPVPVRAPAPTPKPAPAPPSVPASVAAYANMRLYVHKTPIWKKCFRAISCGLYR, from the exons ATGCag GTGGAGACAGTTGAATTCAAGATGGATGTTTCTGATGAAAACATCAAACGGGAAGTTATGAAAATTGTCTGGATGCCAG gaGTTACTTTCGTAGACATCAAGGAAAAAGGTATATTAAAGGTGAAGGGAAAATATGATAAGATTCAAATGGGGAGCAAACTTCATGAGCTAGATAACTCTGTTGACATTATCAACCAAATGGGAAAAACGGGGCAATATCGCATTCCGAGTTTAACTTCAGTCTACAGTTATTTTACCACTCCAAATATACAG GAGGTAGTTGTATTCAAGTTTAAAGTTCttgatgaaaaaatgaaacttgatGCTATGGAAGTTATTTGGGAGTTTTCAG GAATTACTTCAGTAGAGGTGAAGAGAGATAATCAACTAGAGGTGAAGGGAGgagaatttaataaaatcgCAATGTCGACGAAGCTAAAGGAAATAGATGAATCTGTTAGCGTTATCATCAAGTCTGGACCAGATGGACAAGTTGATGTGACAAATATTAAGATCAACAATGCGAGAAAAACTTCACGTGTCCCTGCTCCTGTACCTGTTCGTGCGCCTGCCCCTACGCCTAAACCTGCCCCTGCGCCTCCTTCTGTTCCTGCGTCTGTGGCTGCTTATGCGAACATGCGTCTTTATGTGCATAAAACACCAATTTGGAAAAAGTGCTTTCGAGCAATTTCCTGTGGACTTTATCGTTGA
- a CDS encoding Copper transport protein family produces MQVETVEFKMDVSDENIKREVMKIVWMPGVTFVDIKEKGILKVKGKYDKIQMGSKLHELDNSVDIINQMGKTGQYRIPSLTSVYSYFTTPNIQEVVVFKFKVLDEKMKLDAMEVIWEFSGITSVEVKRDNQLEVKGGEFNKIAMSTKLKEIDESVSVIIKSGPDGQVDVTNIKINNARKTSRVPAPVPVRAPAPTPKPAPAPPSVPASVAAYANMRLYVHKTPIWKKCFRAISCGLYR; encoded by the exons ATGCAGGTGGAGACAGTTGAATTCAAGATGGATGTTTCTGATGAAAACATCAAACGGGAAGTTATGAAAATTGTCTGGATGCCAG gaGTTACTTTCGTAGACATCAAGGAAAAAGGTATATTAAAGGTGAAGGGAAAATATGATAAGATTCAAATGGGGAGCAAACTTCATGAGCTAGATAACTCTGTTGACATTATCAACCAAATGGGAAAAACGGGGCAATATCGCATTCCGAGTTTAACTTCAGTCTACAGTTATTTTACCACTCCAAATATACAG GAGGTAGTTGTATTCAAGTTTAAAGTTCttgatgaaaaaatgaaacttgatGCTATGGAAGTTATTTGGGAGTTTTCAG GAATTACTTCAGTAGAGGTGAAGAGAGATAATCAACTAGAGGTGAAGGGAGgagaatttaataaaatcgCAATGTCGACGAAGCTAAAGGAAATAGATGAATCTGTTAGCGTTATCATCAAGTCTGGACCAGATGGACAAGTTGATGTGACAAATATTAAGATCAACAATGCGAGAAAAACTTCACGTGTCCCTGCTCCTGTACCTGTTCGTGCGCCTGCCCCTACGCCTAAACCTGCCCCTGCGCCTCCTTCTGTTCCTGCGTCTGTGGCTGCTTATGCGAACATGCGTCTTTATGTGCATAAAACACCAATTTGGAAAAAGTGCTTTCGAGCAATTTCCTGTGGACTTTATCGTTGA
- a CDS encoding Copper transport protein family (Copper transport protein family; FUNCTIONS IN: metal ion binding; INVOLVED IN: metal ion transport; LOCATED IN: cellular_component unknown; CONTAINS InterPro DOMAIN/s: Heavy metal transport/detoxification protein (InterPro:IPR006121); BEST Arabidopsis thaliana protein match is: Copper transport protein family (TAIR:AT5G52680.1); Has 1807 Blast hits to 1807 proteins in 277 species: Archae - 0; Bacteria - 0; Metazoa - 736; Fungi - 347; Plants - 385; Viruses - 0; Other Eukaryotes - 339 (source: NCBI BLink).) — protein MQEETVEFKMDVSDESIKREAMKIVWMFSGVTLVDIKEKGILKVKGKFDKIDMGSKLHEKDKSVDIINPNGNRGQYRIPGYTTVYNYLTTPKIQEIVVFKFNVLDEKIKRDVMEVIWEFSGITSVELKRDHQLEVKGGEFNKVAMSTKLKRIDESVSLIINYTRTKKLGFSLYDLYR, from the exons ATGCag GAGGAGACAGTTGAATTCAAGATGGATGTTTCTGATGAAAGCATCAAACGGGAAGCTATGAAAATTGTCTGGATGTTTTCAG gaGTTACTTTGGTAGACATCAAGGAAAAAGGTATATTAAAGGTGAAGGGAAAATTTGATAAGATTGACATGGGGAGCAAACTACATGAGAAAGATAAATCTGTTGACATAATCAACCCAAATGGAAACCGGGGGCAATATCGCATTCCGGGTTATACTACAGTCTACAATTATCTAACCACTCCAAAAATACAG GAGATAGTTGTATTCAAGTTTAACGTTCTtgatgaaaaaatcaaacgtGATGTTATGGAAGTTATCTGGGAGTTTTCAG GAATTACTTCGGTAGAGTTGAAGAGAGATCATCAACTAGAGGTGAAGGGAGGAGAATTTAATAAAGTCGCAATGTCGACAAAGCTAAAGCGCATAGATGAATCTGTTAGCCTTATCATCAACTATACGCGAACAAAGAAATTGGGCTTTAGTTTATACGATCTATATCGATGA
- a CDS encoding Copper transport protein family (Copper transport protein family; BEST Arabidopsis thaliana protein match is: Copper transport protein family (TAIR:AT5G52680.1); Has 1807 Blast hits to 1807 proteins in 277 species: Archae - 0; Bacteria - 0; Metazoa - 736; Fungi - 347; Plants - 385; Viruses - 0; Other Eukaryotes - 339 (source: NCBI BLink).) — translation MDVSDENIKREAMKIVWMYSGVTFVDIKEKGILKVKGKFQKIQMGGKLYEIDKSVDIINRTGKPGKSYMPGLNTVYNYVTTPKMQEILIFKFEVLNEHIIQDAMEVIWEFSGTYTPTQTYVYIKPNKSMIVRYIQFTSFCIVRCLLLGVTSVEVKGVDKLEVKGGEFNKIAMSAKLKDIDESVTVIIKEGLDVQTPNIGSSNGTNFNMKNALSSFRVPARVRVPPPPPVRPASPVYAAGRGKKFNQGNEFPTYKQPIFNAIAAQVRDLLPKANANKFMLGQHNAEILGRKKAQPEVKQQNHNDAQAPDKKKQPPEVKQNEQEGGFFGFFGKKKQQPQKEKIVSEIPKPQRTSRKGTTLNSCACVNMPFLV, via the exons ATGGATGTTTCTGATGAAAACATCAAACGGGAAGCTATGAAAATTGTCTGGATGTATTCAG gAGTTACTTTCGTAGATATCAAGGAAAAAGGTATACTAAAGGTGAAGggaaaatttcaaaagattcaaatgGGGGGCAAACTCTATGAGATAGATAAATCTGTTGATATAATCAACCGAACGGGAAAACCAGGGAAAAGTTACATGCCGGGTTTAAACACAGTCTACAATTATGTCACCACTCCAAAAATGCAG GAGATACTTATATTCAAGTTTGAAGTTCTTAATGAACACATCATACAGGATGCTATGGAAGTTATATGGGAGTTTTCAGGTACGTATACACCAACACAAACCTATGTTtatattaaaccaaataaatcaATGATTGTAAGATATATTCAGTTTACATCATTTTGCATTGTACGATGTTTGTTGTTAGGAGTTACTTCGGTAGAGGTCAAGGGAGTTGATAAACTAGAGGTGAAGGGAGgagaatttaataaaatcgCAATGTCGGCGAAACTAAAGGACATAGATGAATCCGTTACCGTTATCATCAAGGAGGGACTAGATGTACAAACACCTAATATTGGAAGCTCAAATGGgacaaattttaatatgaaaaaCGCGCTATCCTCTTTCCGTGTGCCTGCGCGTGTGCGTGTGCCTCCGCCTCCACCTGTGCGTCCAGCTTCCCCTGTGTATGCTGCTGGGCGtggaaaaaaatttaaccaaGGAAATGAGTTTCCAACATATAAGCAGCCAATTTTCAATGCTATTGCTGCGCAAGTTCGTGACTTATTGCCTAAAGCAAACGCGAATAAGTTTATGTTGGGGCAACATAATGCAGAGATCCTTGGAAGGAAGAAGGCACAACCTGAAGTCAAGCAGCAGAATCATAATGATGCACAGGCCCCtgataagaagaagcaacCACCTGAAGTCAAGCAGAATGAACAAGAAGGAGGATTCTTTGGATTCTTTGGTAAGAAAAAGCAACAACCTCAGAAGGAAAAAATCGTCAGTGAAATCCCAAAACCTCAACGAACATCGAGAAAAGGTACAACACTGAACTCATGTGCTTGTGTAAACATGCCTTTTCTAGTTTGA
- a CDS encoding Copper transport protein family, with the protein MSNPHYNLKTQEKTAEFKLDVSDENIRRNTMKIVWMFPVTFVDIKEKGILKVRGKFDHIEMREILQQHIDESVDLINPMKKSEKKQIPGLATVFNYFKTPATQEIVVFEFRVLDERIIPKAMEVIWEFPVTSVEIENDFYLKVKGGEINKEVMKTQLKDVDKHVKIKWHGQDVEEEPKKQSEAGGSKLQPEQLSKKKNIYEDAYGEHLKKRQGINQAKQPAFYDDWLLEEAHGPFNQQQGFKQENLLPIYGGAHAQGLYKQNANKVFQPQPKGGFAALNLGEKKKQAEVKKQNQDAGWFGNMFGNQQPQVKQEFRGKRENQHAQRIDPLIIQGLDGKFHAYKEKNNNPYARSSNGPTSNNEFGSSSTRNRSSFSRSSSAMDLSQTTSSSSVAYSSYSTTPNSSRNSSHSRSRSSENLSQFQSNSTGNSYTSSQSNTASGSKQGQSSKKPGK; encoded by the exons ATGTCTAATCCTCATTACAATCTGAAAACACAG GAAAAAACAGCTGAATTCAAGTTGGATGTTTCTGATGAAAACATTAGAAGGAACACTATGAAAATTGTCTGGATGTTTCCAG ttaCTTTCGTAGACATCAAGGAAAAAGGTATACTAAAGGTGAGGGGAAAATTTGATCACATTGAAATGAGAGAGATTTTACAGCAACATATAGATGAGTCTGTTGACTTAATCAATCCAATGAAAAAATCGGAGAAAAAACAGATTCCAGGTTTGGCTACAGTCTTCAACTACTTTAAGACTCCAGCAACGCag GAGATAGTTGTCTTCGAGTTTAGAGTTCTTGATGAACGTATCATACCGAAAGCTATGGAAGTTATCTGGGAGTTTCCAG TTACTTCGGTAGAGATCGAGAATGATTTTTATCTAAAGGTTAAGGGAGGAGAAATTAATAAAGAGGTCATGAAGACGCAACTAAAGGATGTAGATAAACATGTTAAGATAAAATGGCATGGACAAGATGTAGAAGAAGAGCCAAAAAAGCAATCCGAGGCCGGTGGCTCGAAGTTGCAACCGGAGCAActtagtaaaaagaaaaatatatacgaAGACGCCTACGGTGAACATCTTAAAAAACGACAAGGTATTAACCAAGCAAAGCAGCCGGCATTTTACGACGATTGGCTCTTAGAGGAAGCGCATGGACCTTTTAACCAACAACAAGGTTTTAAGCAAGAAAATCTGCTGCCAATCTATGGAGGTGCACATGCGCAAGGATTGTATAAACAAAATGCGAATAAGGTCTTCCAGCCGCAACCAAAAGGAGGCTTTGCTGCACTGAACCttggtgagaagaagaaacaagctgaagtgaagaagcaaaatcaagACGCAGGATGGTTTGGAAATATGTTTGGTAACCAACAACCTCAGGTCAAGCAGGAGTTCAGAGGCAAACGTGAAAATCAGCATGCTCAGCGCATCGATCCGCTTATAATACAAGGTCTAGATGGAAAATTTCATGCATATAaggagaaaaataataatccgTATGCCCGTAGCTCAAATGGGCCAACATCTAACAATG AGTTTGGATCAAGCAGTACGCGGAATCGCTCTAGCTTCTCACGGTCAAGCAGTGCGATGGATCTATCTCAAACCACATCATCAAGCAGTGTGGCGTATTCTTCTTACTCCACAACACCAAACAGTTCTAGGAATTCCTCTCACTCACGATCAAGAAGTTCGGAGAATCTGTCTCAATTCCAATCAAACAGTACGGGGAATTCCTATACATCCTCTCAATCAAACACAGCGAGTGGATCCAAGCAAGGCCAAAGTTCTAAAAAACCAGGAAAGTAA
- a CDS encoding Copper transport protein family (Copper transport protein family; BEST Arabidopsis thaliana protein match is: Copper transport protein family (TAIR:AT5G52680.1); Has 1807 Blast hits to 1807 proteins in 277 species: Archae - 0; Bacteria - 0; Metazoa - 736; Fungi - 347; Plants - 385; Viruses - 0; Other Eukaryotes - 339 (source: NCBI BLink).) — MSNPHYNLKTQEKTAEFKLDVSDENIRRNTMKIVWMFPVTFVDIKEKGILKVRGKFDHIEMREILQQHIDESVDLINPMKKSEKKQIPGLATVFNYFKTPATQEIVVFEFRVLDERIIPKAMEVIWEFPVTSVEIENDFYLKVKGGEINKEVMKTQLKDVDKHVKIKWHGQDVEEEPKKQSEAGGSKLQPEQLSKKKNIYEDAYGEHLKKRQGINQAKQPAFYDDWLLEEAHGPFNQQQGFKQENLLPIYGGAHAQGLYKQNANKVFQPQPKGGFAALNLGEKKKQAEVKKQNQDAGWFGNMFGNQQPQVKQEFRGKRENQHAQRIDPLIIQEFGSSSTRNRSSFSRSSSAMDLSQTTSSSSVAYSSYSTTPNSSRNSSHSRSRSSENLSQFQSNSTGNSYTSSQSNTASGSKQGQSSKKPGK; from the exons ATGTCTAATCCTCATTACAATCTGAAAACACAG GAAAAAACAGCTGAATTCAAGTTGGATGTTTCTGATGAAAACATTAGAAGGAACACTATGAAAATTGTCTGGATGTTTCCAG ttaCTTTCGTAGACATCAAGGAAAAAGGTATACTAAAGGTGAGGGGAAAATTTGATCACATTGAAATGAGAGAGATTTTACAGCAACATATAGATGAGTCTGTTGACTTAATCAATCCAATGAAAAAATCGGAGAAAAAACAGATTCCAGGTTTGGCTACAGTCTTCAACTACTTTAAGACTCCAGCAACGCag GAGATAGTTGTCTTCGAGTTTAGAGTTCTTGATGAACGTATCATACCGAAAGCTATGGAAGTTATCTGGGAGTTTCCAG TTACTTCGGTAGAGATCGAGAATGATTTTTATCTAAAGGTTAAGGGAGGAGAAATTAATAAAGAGGTCATGAAGACGCAACTAAAGGATGTAGATAAACATGTTAAGATAAAATGGCATGGACAAGATGTAGAAGAAGAGCCAAAAAAGCAATCCGAGGCCGGTGGCTCGAAGTTGCAACCGGAGCAActtagtaaaaagaaaaatatatacgaAGACGCCTACGGTGAACATCTTAAAAAACGACAAGGTATTAACCAAGCAAAGCAGCCGGCATTTTACGACGATTGGCTCTTAGAGGAAGCGCATGGACCTTTTAACCAACAACAAGGTTTTAAGCAAGAAAATCTGCTGCCAATCTATGGAGGTGCACATGCGCAAGGATTGTATAAACAAAATGCGAATAAGGTCTTCCAGCCGCAACCAAAAGGAGGCTTTGCTGCACTGAACCttggtgagaagaagaaacaagctgaagtgaagaagcaaaatcaagACGCAGGATGGTTTGGAAATATGTTTGGTAACCAACAACCTCAGGTCAAGCAGGAGTTCAGAGGCAAACGTGAAAATCAGCATGCTCAGCGCATCGATCCGCTTATAATACAAG AGTTTGGATCAAGCAGTACGCGGAATCGCTCTAGCTTCTCACGGTCAAGCAGTGCGATGGATCTATCTCAAACCACATCATCAAGCAGTGTGGCGTATTCTTCTTACTCCACAACACCAAACAGTTCTAGGAATTCCTCTCACTCACGATCAAGAAGTTCGGAGAATCTGTCTCAATTCCAATCAAACAGTACGGGGAATTCCTATACATCCTCTCAATCAAACACAGCGAGTGGATCCAAGCAAGGCCAAAGTTCTAAAAAACCAGGAAAGTAA